In the genome of Doryrhamphus excisus isolate RoL2022-K1 chromosome 11, RoL_Dexc_1.0, whole genome shotgun sequence, the window tttgaattttgtaatttctgacaaaaaacgtaaggggttagtatgtcgtttttttcagttttttcaaattgcttctaatgcaattttctggtcaaaaataaagaggaaacttcacacacgctcagcagggaccccagaggcatccaaaaatggcataaaatgccagtgtttgaattttgcgatttttgacaaaaaaacgtaaggggttagtatgttgttttttcagttttttcaacttgcttctatagcacttttctggtcaaaaataaagaggaaacctcacacacactaaagagggaccccagaggcatccaaaaatggcataaaatgccagtgtttgaattttgtaatttctgacaaaaaacataagggggttagtatgtcgtttttttcagttttttcaaattgcttctaatgcacttttctggtcaaaaataaagaggaaacctcacacacgctcaacagggaccccagaggcatccaaaaatggcataaaatgccagtgtttgaattttgtaatttctgacaaaaaacgtaagggtttagtatgtcgtttttttcagttttttcaaattgcttctaatgcacttttctggtcaaaaataaagaggaaacctcacacacgctaaagagggaccccagaggcatccaaaaagggcataaaatgccagtgtttgaattttgtaatttctgacaaaaaacgtaaggggttagtatgtcgtttttttcagttttttcaaattgcttctaatgcaattttctggtcaaaaataaagaggaaacttcacacacgctcagcagggaccccagaggcatccaaaaatggcataaaatgccagtgtttgaattttgcgatttttgacaaaaaacgttaaggggttagtatgtcgtttttttccagttttttctacttgcttttaatgcacttttctggtcaaaaataaagaggaaacctcacacacgctcaacagggaccccagaggcatctaaaaacggcataaaatgccagtgtttgaattttgtaattgctgacaaaaaacgtaaggggttagtatgtcgttttttcagttttttcaacttgcttctatagcacttttctggtcaaaaataaaggggaaacctcacacacactaaagagggaccccagaggcatccaaaaatggcataaaatgccagtgtttgaattttgtaatttctgacaaaaaacataagggggttagtatgtcgtttttttcagttttttcaaattgcttctaatgcacttttctggtcaaaaataaagaggaaacctcacacacgctcaacagggaccccagaggcatccaaaaatggcataaaatgccagtgtttgaattttgtaatttctgacaaaaaacgtaaggggttagtatgtcgtttttttcagttttttctacttgcttctaatgcacttttctggtcaaaaaaaccatgggaaacctcacacatacgcaacaggggcctgagaagcacccaaaaacggcataaaatgccagtgtttgaatttggtgatttttgacaaaaaaacgtaaggggttagtatgtcgtttttttcagattttttcaacgtgctgctaatgcacttttctggtaaaaacaaaacaaaacaaaacaaaacacgggaaaccttacacacacacaacaggggcctgagaagcacctaAAACTGTTatccctgtaaaaaaaatacagtacgcaGCAATAGCAAAgtaaaagtgacactttcaacagtggaatcaatgtttgtttatattcatgTCTTAACATACTGCTAATACGAATGCAGGAGAaggtaggctaatacagtagtggggagcagaaagtgtaaaacaacTTATATCCCTTTGAAATTGTTTCAAAATTCAGAAAAAAGGCGTTATAACAGCATCTAGTTCAGAGGGGAAGATGCACTTGTTTTGACTTGATTTGCTTGGTTTGTTCCCGGTGTCCGACGAGGAACTCCACGGGGAAGAAGGGGGAGGTGCCGGTAGACTGGTCCGTGTTGTGGTTGTACCCTTTTTAATGACGGACGTCTTGTCGAGCTTCCCGTGGTTCTTTGTGAATCtttgtgtttccaaacatacaatTTAAACGTTGCGTGTCGATTAAATATAGAAATTTCCTTGCGCACGCACGTCAATGCTGTTTTGCTAGttgttgtatgtgcctcacgatTTCCGTCTGTATTCAATACAAGACGCTAATGACGGTGCATTCAATGCACCTGGGAAACAGCAAATGGGGGGAAGTTTAACATtacaatataatttatatatatatatacacatatatatatatgtgtgtgtatatatatcatGAATACACTTTCATGCACTCATAATACTATGTGTAAGTATGAAACTAAGTAAGAAAGTGTGCTAAttgacaacaacacacacaagctcatCCCACAACATCTTTAGTGAACACCATCATTTGTACATACAAtaagtgatatatatatttttaaaaaaatacaattttacattTGCAATCTGAAAATGTTGTAGGGCAGCAGTGGGTCTCAAACGTGTCCTGGGATATCAGGTCACTCAGATGGGACACCCGCCTTCTCCCAGGGCTTCCTTGGCTCCCTTCAGGGTTTCTTGCTTCACACACTTCCAGTAGCCGGAGAAGCCATTCTGTGGATGCACCTGCACATGTTTATCACATGGAATAAAGCTGGGATACTTCCAATACACGGGACTAGCAGAGTGACAGGGATTTCGCGCCATGATGTGTGCGGGTAGGATCAGTGCATCGATGACTAGACCATCGGTTTGGTTATATCACACAAAAATCAGTacggtggccatttttatggttttcGGAATTTGTCTCAATGCAATTCTATGTTCTACTTTAGACTTTAACAAAGGTAAAAGGTAATAAATTCTGCTATGTgctcattttcctttttttttggagatgtGCAGTATGTTTTGAAGGgtcaaaatacataaaaagagTACATGTTAGCAGGTTTGCTACTTTTGGCCGCCACAGTGGTGCACGTTTCATCCTGAGCACCTATATGTCCTCTCTTAACATCTAGAAACTTCCTCTGTGGTCTTCCCTTTCTTTTCCTACCTGGCAACCCCACCTCCAGCATCCTTCTAATCCAATACAATCACCATCCCTCGTCCTCACGTGGATGAACCACCTCAGGCTGACCTCTCTGACCTGGTCCTCCAGACAGGCTGTTTCTCTGATCTGTTCCCTTTCTAATCCTGAACATCCTCATCACTCCCAACGACAATCTAAGCCTCTTCGGCGCCGCCAGATCTGGTTTATGTCTGTTGGTCAAGAGTAAAAAGTTACATTGGATCCACGCGGATTTGTGATCCAGCATTTGCTAATGGTCCAGGTAATGATGATTTATGTACTATGGTTCCTTGTTGTGCATCACCCCCGCTACCATTCATCttttggactctcccaagtgtcccCGAATAAACAACAGTGATGGATTTACCCACCTTGAGGCCTCGAAGAACTCTGTCTTTCATCACTCCGATGAACTCCTTGTGGCTCAGGCAGTTGTCGCCGTCCATGTCGAAGAGTTTAAAGACGGTGTCCAACACGTTCTCCGACAGGTCGTGACCTGTGGCGATCCTCACAGCTCGCTTGAACTGGGCTACATTCAGAAGATGAGAGCATCAATTGTGAGCCGAGGTTTTTTTGATTTTGCATCCGGAGCTCGAACTGAGGTCTTTACCCATTCCCACGGGACGGTTGGCTTCACTGACCATCTTCATGGATATTGCAAAGTCCTCCAGATTGTTGGTGAACAAGCAGAAGGCTTTGAACTCCTCGAATGTGATGCTCTGTCAAttttcatgttacattttaGTTTTCTGAAGTTCTGATGTTCTTATATGTTCTTTAGGTGAAAAAGTATAAAGAGTGATAGCATCTTTAACTTGACCTTCTGAACACAACATGGGAAACACCGTGTGTATGTTCGAGTACCTGCCCAGCAGGGATTCTCTTCCTCATGTTTTCCCAGTAGACCTCGTTGTCTTCCTCATTGGTGTAGTGGAGTAGCCACTCGGCAAAGTCTTCCCGCCGCATCGTGTCCATTCCTTTGGAGAACTGCAGGAACTCCATCTCCTGGACTTCGGCCTGAAGGTCCTCCATGAACCTGCCAGACATACATGACAGGACATGCGTGTTCTGAGGATTCACATCTCATACACTGACAGTCGAGGATTAGacaaaaatattagtcaaaatagAACATTCaaaagggctgcatggtggacgagcggttagcgcgcagacctcacagccaggagaaccgggttcaattccaccctcggccatctctgtgtggagtttgcatgttctccccgtgcatgcgtgggttttcttcggttactccggtttcctcccacattccaaaaacatgctaggttaattggcgactccaaattgtccatcgttatgaatgtgagtgtgaatggttgtttgtctatatgtgatccagggtgtaccccgcctctcgcccgaagataggctccagcacccccgcgacccacgtgaggataagcggaagaaaatgaatgaatgaatgaaagaacctACAAAAACTACACTTCCCAACGGGGATTCCAACCCAGATACTCCAGATATCCtgcctgtgtggccaacatgctaaccactgctcCACCGCAGCAATaatctcattttagtagcatgaaatATGAAACATCAAATCAATATTTGTGCAGTCGTACTAAGAGGTGATGTTATTATTGAGTAtataacaacattcattcattttctaccgcttttcctcacaagggggtgttggagcctatcccagctgtattcgggcgagaggcggggtacaccctggactggtggccagccaatcacagggtaaatatagacaaacaaccattcacactcacattcatacctatggacaatttggagtcgccaattaacctagcatgtttttggaatgtgggaggaaaccggagtacccggagaaaacccacacagagatgaccaagggtggaattgaactcgggtctcctagctgcatgaagtcagctatAAAATGTCTGACATcctaagagtaaaaaaaaaataacacttctcctcccattctgtgtggaagtggtaaatatagtgtatacataaaattcattaattttctaccgtttatcctcagtacccggagaaaacccgcacatgcacggggagaacatgcaaactccacacagagatggtcaagggtggaattgaactctgagGCCtgctagctaaccactcgtctgccatgCCATGCATGTTATTTTTGAGGGCGTAGCTAATACTGTTCCTGGAGATGTTACTTCCAAACCACATCCATTGTCCATCTAAAATGTGTCTCATTACTTGTGAAACTCTTGATACTGCAACTTGTTATCGCCCCTCTTCCCAAAGAAGTAAGCCTGCAGTGTGGTTTTCACAGGCTCAACTTCTTCCGTCGGTTTCTGGAAGCGTTCAGCAGACGGAACATCAAAAAACTGGACAAAAAGGGGATGCTGATAAAACAAATACTCACATCTGTGCCCGGCTTTGAGATTCTCATCTTACTTTTTCCAATGATGTTCTTAAGCTGGAAAACATAAGAAGGCTGAACATGAAAACCACTGAACCATTAAAGCAATTCACCTGGTATCCAAAAACAATACACCTTATGATGACTGCAACAGTCCCTTTACAaagatattaacattttttttaagaacgTGGGAGCAAACGGGACTAAAGGAAGTGCTGAGTCAGGCTACAAAGATGCAAACACATGGTATGCTGTATGAAACCTCACCTTCCAACTGTGACAGCATCAGTGCAGAGCATCAGGCAgcgttaaaaagcacatttgagAGCACAAATCAATGCATCTATAGCATAGATCTATAGGAAGATCCCCATGGCTCAGATACCACGTGATGGCTGCCATCGGGATCTTCAGCCGTCTTTACCTTCATGAACTCCTTTTTGTCCACGTGCTCGTTCCCATCCACGTCCAGCATTTTGAAAGCGATATGAAATCCTGTCCGTGGCTCTGCAATggtatcaatcaatcaatcaaatcatGAGAGTAAACAAAGGCTAAGGCTATGTCCACT includes:
- the micu2 gene encoding calcium uptake protein 2, mitochondrial isoform X1 codes for the protein MACVGRAANLLRNAVKVSRSPKGLAWHRVVGPTIGGTIVGAGVICYYYKFNVNSASLPLFVVHAEEQKQAPAPQMSARRRRFIQFASVVYNEEPYMTPRDFLFSVMLENVDRKLQKRVLTKEEVDKMVTAASKARPGNSLFRLWGDNGLISYTEYLFLLTILTKPRTGFHIAFKMLDVDGNEHVDKKEFMKLKNIIGKSKMRISKPGTDKPTEEVEPVKTTLQAYFFGKRGDNKLQYQEFHKFMEDLQAEVQEMEFLQFSKGMDTMRREDFAEWLLHYTNEEDNEVYWENMRKRIPAGQSITFEEFKAFCLFTNNLEDFAISMKMVSEANRPVGMAQFKRAVRIATGHDLSENVLDTVFKLFDMDGDNCLSHKEFIGVMKDRVLRGLKVHPQNGFSGYWKCVKQETLKGAKEALGEGGCPI
- the micu2 gene encoding calcium uptake protein 2, mitochondrial isoform X3, translated to MACVGRAANLLRNAVKVSRSPKGLAWHRVVGPTIGGTIVGAGVICYYYKFNVNSASLPLFVVHAEEQKQAPAPQMSARRRRFIQFASVVYNEEPYMTPRDFLFSVMLENVDRKLQKRVLTKEEVDKMVTAASKARPGNSLFRLWGDNGLISYTEYLFLLTILTKPRTGFHIAFKMLDVDGNEHVDKKEFMKLKNIIGKSKMRISKPGTDKPTEEVEPVKTTLQAYFFGKRGDNKLQYQEFHKFMEDLQAEVQEMEFLQFSKGMDTMRREDFAEWLLHYTNEEDNEVYWENMRKRIPAGQSITFEEFKAFCLFTNNLEDFAISMKMVSEANRPVGMAQFKRAVRIATGHDLSENVLDTVFKLFDMDGDNCLSHKEFIGVMKDRVLRGLKNGFSGYWKCVKQETLKGAKEALGEGGCPI
- the micu2 gene encoding calcium uptake protein 2, mitochondrial isoform X4 is translated as MACVGRAANLLRNAVKVSRSPKGLAWHRVVGPTIGGTIVGAGVICYYYKFNVNSASLPLFVVHAEEQKQAPAPQMSARRRRFIQFASVVYNEEPYMTPRDFLFSVMLENVDRKLQKRVLTKEEVDKMVTAASKARPGNSLFRLWGDNGLISYTEYLFLLTILTKPRTGFHIAFKMLDVDGNEHVDKKEFMKLKNIIGKSKMRISKPGTDKPTEEVEPVKTTLQAYFFGKRGDNKLQYQEFHKFMEDLQAEVQEMEFLQFSKGMDTMRREDFAEWLLHYTNEEDNEVYWENMRKRIPAGQSITFEEFKAFCLFTNNLEDFAISMKMVSEANRPVGMAQFKRAVRIATGHDLSENVLDTVFKLFDMDGDNCLSHKEFIGVMKDRVLRGLKT
- the micu2 gene encoding calcium uptake protein 2, mitochondrial isoform X2, which translates into the protein MACVGRAANLLRNAVKVSRSPKGLAWHRVVGPTIGGTIVGAGVICYYYKFNVNSASLPLFVVHAEEQKAPAPQMSARRRRFIQFASVVYNEEPYMTPRDFLFSVMLENVDRKLQKRVLTKEEVDKMVTAASKARPGNSLFRLWGDNGLISYTEYLFLLTILTKPRTGFHIAFKMLDVDGNEHVDKKEFMKLKNIIGKSKMRISKPGTDKPTEEVEPVKTTLQAYFFGKRGDNKLQYQEFHKFMEDLQAEVQEMEFLQFSKGMDTMRREDFAEWLLHYTNEEDNEVYWENMRKRIPAGQSITFEEFKAFCLFTNNLEDFAISMKMVSEANRPVGMAQFKRAVRIATGHDLSENVLDTVFKLFDMDGDNCLSHKEFIGVMKDRVLRGLKVHPQNGFSGYWKCVKQETLKGAKEALGEGGCPI